One window from the genome of Magnolia sinica isolate HGM2019 chromosome 4, MsV1, whole genome shotgun sequence encodes:
- the LOC131242870 gene encoding uncharacterized protein LOC131242870 isoform X5 gives MEGGITVFGNFMRQNSIKSLFRGRKTEKETDASIKPIPQLSPIANSVITRCSRILQLSTEDLQHQFETELPDHFKEPSTYARNLLEYGAYKALNIVIRSPDHLADKEFRRLTFDMMLAWEDPGTESVSLHKQTASSSNPEIEDEEGGSLFYTNSTSMAIQVDERKTVGPDAFARIAPACPAVADIITVDNLFYMLTSASGGQLHFLIYDKYLGSLRKVIKTAKSASGRATGLNLQLSKGEIVLDVDGTIPTQPVLQHIGISAWPGRLTLTNHALYFESFGVGLHDKTVVYDLTMDLKQVVKPELTGPLGARLFDKAMMYKSTSVAEPVYLEFPEFKGHSRRDYWLAITSEVLHVHRFIRRFNMKEIQQAEALSRATLGIFRYRAVREVFHILPSHFKTLLAFDLAGKLPGGDTILETLSSRLALLSTQSKRSDVSVGTSNNARLPTVLSPFSVMTLSRLGFVLPKEVDFPEEAELYVGDVCVGEINPLEMAVKESKFDSSKAEAAQATVDQVKVEGIDTNVAVMKELLFPVVESIKRLQFLASWEDPFKSTLFLVLICYAIYRLQTKWLSSWSSWLLCLQLCH, from the exons ATGGAGGGCGGAATCACAGTATTCGGGAATTTCATGCGACAGAACTCCATCAAATCCCTATTCAGAGGAAGGAAGACGGAGAAGGAAACGGACGCATCTATAAAGCCCATACCTCAGCTCTCTCCCATCGCCAATTCTGTCATTACTCGATGCTCCAG GATTCTTCAACTCTCAACAGAAGATTTGCAGCATCAGTTTGAGACTGAGTTACCTGACCACTTCAAGGAACCTTCTACCTATGCTAGGAACCTGTTGGAGTATGGTGCATACAAAGCACTAAATATTGTTATACGAAGCCCAGACCATTTGGCTGATAAAGAATTCCGCCGCTTAACGTTTGATATGATGCTAGCATGGGAGGACCCTGGCACCGAGAGTGTATCCCTACACAAA CAGACTGCTTCTAGTAGTAATCCGGAGATTGAGGATGAGGAAGGGGGATCACTATTTTATACAAATTCCACGAGCATGGCTATTCAG GTCGATGAGAGGAAAACTGTTGGACCAGATGCTTTTGCACGAATTGCTCCTGCTTGTCCTGCTGTGGCAGATATAATTACTGTTGACAACCTTTTTTATATGCTTACAAGTGCTTCAGGTGGCCAGCTCCATTTTCTCATATACGACAAGTACCTTGGAAGCCTTAGAAA GGTGATAAAAACTGCCAAAAGTGCATCAGGGAGGGCTACAGGTTTGAATCTTCAACTCTCTAAAGGAGAAATTGTCTTGGATGTTGATGGCACAATTCCCACTCAACCAGTTCTTCAACACATAGGCATATCTGCATGGCCTG GACGCTTGACACTGACCAACCATGCTCTTTACTTCGAGTCGTTTGGAGTTGGTTTACATGATAAAACGGTCGTATACGATTTGACAATGGACTTGAAGCAGGTTGTCAAGCCTGAATTGACTGGACCTCTGGGGGCTCGTCTCTTTGATAAGGCCATGATGTATAAGTCAACATCGGT AGCAGAGCCGGTATATTTGGAGTTCCCTGAATTCAAAGGCCATTCACGCCGTGACTACTGGTTGGCAATTACTAGTGAGGTCTTGCATGTACATAGATTCATTAGAAGATTCAACATGAAAGAAATTCAACAGGCTGAGGCACTCTCGAGGGCCACTTTAGGCATCTTCCGCTATCGTGCTGTGAGAGAAGTTTTCCATATCTTGCCTTCTCATTTTAAGACTTTACTTGCTTTTGACTTGGCTGGAAAACTTCCTGGGGGAGATACAATCTTGGAAACTCTATCAAGTCGCTTGGCGCTTTTGTCTACCCAATCCAAAAGGAGTGATGTTTCTGTTGGGACTTCAAACAATGCAAGATTGCCGACTGTTTTGTCCCCATTTTCAGTAATGACACTTTCTAGACTTGGCTTTGTGCTCCCAAAAGAGGTAGATTTTCCTGAAGAAGCCGAACTCTATGTTGGAGATGTTTGCGTTGGTGAGATAAATCCTCTCGAAATGGCAGTTAAAGAGTCAAAATTTGACTCTAGCAAAGCTGAGGCAGCACAAGCAACTGTGGACCAGGTgaaagtggagggaattgatacAAATGTGGCTGTTATGAAG GAATTACTTTTCCCAGTGGTCGAATCAATCAAAAGACTTCAGTTTTTGGCCTCATGGGAAGATCCTTTTAAGTCAACATTATTTTTGGTGTTGATCTGCTATGCAATTTACAG